A section of the Subtercola frigoramans genome encodes:
- a CDS encoding YihY/virulence factor BrkB family protein, which translates to MTESERGATAEHRHLDRTAVRYALRRAYHGFFIHRGLDSGAALTFFSTLALFPATLALVSIVGLLDPQGDAVRVILTVLDSYIPKGSVESTRLALTQFTRIPNPVVALVIGLSLTLWAGASYATAFGRAVNAIYDVHEGRRFVKLRLLMLVESLALIVLLGALGVIVVVTPDAALTLVSTLGWPLVAVDLWSIAKWPLLVLLAVFTVMVLYYDTPNLKRPRVRWLTVGASFAIVGLAAMTIGYSIYITGFSGYDRFYGLLGGAIITLIWLFLSNLVLVVGAEVDAELTRARQLLRGIEAEESIQLPLRDNRRNLILARRLDRDLRDGRAIRERATLLRRHAPGDR; encoded by the coding sequence GTGACCGAAAGTGAACGAGGAGCGACAGCCGAGCACCGGCACCTCGATCGTACGGCCGTTCGCTATGCTCTGCGCCGGGCCTACCACGGCTTCTTCATTCACCGCGGGCTCGACTCCGGCGCCGCCCTCACGTTCTTCTCCACGCTCGCGCTCTTCCCCGCGACGCTTGCTCTCGTTTCGATCGTCGGCCTGCTCGACCCGCAGGGAGACGCCGTGCGGGTCATTCTCACCGTGCTCGACAGCTACATTCCGAAAGGGAGCGTCGAATCGACCAGACTCGCCCTGACGCAGTTCACGCGCATCCCGAACCCCGTTGTGGCGCTGGTGATCGGGCTCTCGCTCACGCTGTGGGCCGGTGCGAGTTATGCGACGGCGTTCGGGCGGGCCGTGAACGCCATCTACGACGTGCACGAGGGTCGCCGGTTCGTCAAGCTCAGGCTGCTGATGCTGGTCGAATCGCTCGCGCTCATCGTGCTCCTGGGTGCGCTCGGCGTGATCGTGGTCGTCACCCCCGACGCGGCACTCACTCTTGTCTCCACGCTGGGATGGCCGCTTGTGGCCGTCGACCTCTGGAGCATCGCGAAATGGCCTCTGCTGGTGTTGCTGGCCGTGTTCACGGTGATGGTTCTCTATTACGACACACCCAATCTGAAACGGCCGCGTGTGCGATGGCTCACTGTCGGTGCAAGCTTCGCAATCGTGGGCCTTGCGGCCATGACCATCGGGTATTCGATCTACATCACCGGATTCTCTGGCTACGACCGCTTCTACGGGCTGCTCGGCGGGGCGATCATCACCCTGATCTGGCTCTTCCTCTCGAACCTCGTTCTGGTGGTCGGCGCCGAAGTCGACGCAGAACTGACGCGCGCCCGGCAATTGCTTCGTGGCATCGAAGCAGAGGAATCCATTCAGCTCCCGCTGCGGGACAACCGGCGAAACCTCATTCTGGCCCGCCGGCTCGACCGAGACCTGAGGGACGGCCGCGCTATTCGCGAGCGGGCAACCCTGCTGCGTCGACACGCACCTGGCGATCGCTGA
- a CDS encoding Gfo/Idh/MocA family protein, which produces MTRTADRLTAPIRTALIGFGLGGRVFHAPFLAADDRFSLDAIVTGDPERQADARVRYPEATVIATVSEFFERADDVDLVVISSPPSAHYTLASAAIDAGLAIVVDKPFTATSAEGLELITRADERGLALTVFQNRRWDGDFQTVSDLVTAGSLGEIHRFESRFEWWKPQGGRAWKGEATVAEGGGILFDLGPHLIDQALQLFGPVAETYSELAVRRKGGAAEDDVFLALQHESGVTSHLWMSGLAAQKGPRFRMLGSKGAYTKYGLDGQEPALIAGALPSDDGFGVAPEDQWGVLGIEGAVAPFETRRGSYAGFYSQLADALTTGSPVPVDPRDSQAITEIIENIHATTGSRRQNRNQAL; this is translated from the coding sequence ATGACACGTACAGCTGATCGCCTCACTGCGCCCATCCGAACCGCACTGATCGGGTTCGGCCTGGGCGGCCGCGTCTTCCACGCACCGTTCCTTGCCGCGGATGACCGTTTCTCCCTGGACGCGATCGTGACGGGCGATCCGGAACGCCAGGCGGACGCCCGTGTGCGGTATCCGGAGGCGACCGTCATCGCGACGGTCTCCGAGTTCTTCGAACGGGCCGATGACGTCGATCTGGTCGTGATCAGCTCGCCTCCTTCGGCGCACTACACGCTGGCATCAGCGGCAATCGACGCCGGTCTCGCGATCGTGGTCGACAAACCGTTCACCGCCACCTCGGCTGAGGGCCTCGAGCTGATCACCCGGGCCGATGAGCGAGGGCTTGCGCTCACGGTCTTTCAGAACCGTCGGTGGGACGGCGACTTCCAGACCGTCTCCGATCTCGTCACGGCCGGCTCGCTCGGCGAGATCCATCGCTTCGAGTCTCGCTTCGAGTGGTGGAAGCCACAGGGCGGCCGCGCCTGGAAGGGCGAGGCAACCGTGGCGGAGGGCGGCGGTATCCTCTTCGACCTCGGCCCCCACCTCATCGACCAGGCCCTGCAACTGTTCGGGCCGGTCGCTGAGACGTATTCCGAACTTGCCGTGAGGCGCAAGGGCGGCGCGGCCGAAGACGATGTGTTCCTGGCGCTCCAGCATGAGTCCGGGGTGACAAGTCATCTGTGGATGAGCGGTCTGGCAGCCCAGAAGGGCCCCCGGTTCCGGATGCTCGGGTCGAAGGGTGCGTACACGAAGTACGGCCTCGACGGCCAGGAGCCGGCGCTGATCGCCGGTGCACTGCCGAGCGATGATGGCTTCGGGGTCGCCCCGGAGGACCAGTGGGGTGTTCTCGGCATCGAGGGTGCTGTCGCGCCCTTCGAGACGCGGCGGGGGAGCTATGCGGGGTTCTACTCCCAGCTCGCCGATGCCCTCACTACCGGGTCCCCGGTGCCGGTCGACCCGCGCGACTCGCAGGCGATCACCGAGATCATCGAGAACATCCACGCCACGACCGGCTCCCGGCGACAGAATCGGAACCAGGCACTGTGA
- a CDS encoding aspartate ammonia-lyase, protein MPGFGPESGGPTRTETDSLGQVEIPVHAFWGIHTARALENFPISRRPISVYPDLITALVIVKQAAARANAEIGVLELEKARVIDEACQLVRDGEFHDQFVVGVIQGGAGTSTNMNANEVITNIALELMGKGKGDYQFLHPIDDVNRSQSTNDVYPTAVKLALCFGLQRLLAEHELLRDSFGRKGVEFNDVLKIGRTQLQDAVPMTLGQEFHGFATTLTEDNQRLAETVPLLWEINLGATAIGTGITADPRYADAVRRHLRELTGFAHVTAPDLIEATSDAGVFMQLSGILKRSAIKLSKICNDLRLLSSGPQAGFGEINLPARQAGSSIMPGKVNPVIPEVINQIAFSVAGADVTVTMAAEGGQLQLNAFEPVIAHSLLQSISWMTAGCTTLRVNCIDGISANLDRLDRLVSTSVGVVTALTPYIGYSASSALAKAALLTGRNIADLVVEANLMTRERVTKLLSPARLSGLETITSAIPVISADAEALSDAAQTGAVQAAVTNAGASAGDSVSDRQVRVDAAGLPARE, encoded by the coding sequence GTGCCGGGCTTCGGCCCGGAGAGCGGCGGCCCGACCAGGACTGAAACAGATTCGCTGGGCCAGGTCGAGATTCCCGTACACGCCTTCTGGGGCATCCACACGGCCAGGGCACTCGAGAACTTCCCGATCAGCCGCCGGCCCATCTCCGTCTACCCTGACCTCATCACTGCGCTCGTCATCGTGAAACAGGCGGCCGCCCGCGCCAACGCCGAGATCGGCGTGCTCGAACTGGAGAAGGCCCGCGTCATCGACGAGGCTTGCCAGCTCGTGCGCGATGGCGAGTTCCACGACCAGTTCGTGGTGGGCGTCATCCAGGGCGGTGCAGGGACCTCGACGAACATGAACGCGAACGAGGTGATCACGAACATCGCGCTCGAACTCATGGGCAAGGGCAAGGGCGACTACCAGTTCCTCCACCCGATCGACGACGTGAACCGCAGCCAGAGCACGAACGACGTGTACCCCACAGCGGTGAAGCTCGCCCTCTGTTTCGGGTTGCAGCGGCTGCTGGCCGAGCACGAGTTGCTCCGGGACTCGTTCGGGCGCAAGGGCGTCGAGTTCAATGATGTGCTGAAGATCGGCAGGACCCAGCTGCAGGATGCTGTGCCGATGACTCTCGGGCAGGAGTTCCATGGCTTCGCCACGACCCTCACCGAAGACAACCAGCGCCTGGCAGAGACGGTACCGCTGCTCTGGGAGATCAACCTCGGTGCAACGGCAATCGGAACCGGCATCACCGCTGATCCCCGGTACGCCGATGCGGTGCGCAGGCATCTGCGCGAACTCACCGGATTTGCTCACGTGACCGCTCCCGACCTCATCGAGGCCACCAGCGACGCAGGCGTGTTCATGCAGCTCTCGGGCATCCTGAAACGATCGGCCATCAAGCTCAGCAAGATCTGCAACGACCTGCGCCTGCTCTCGAGTGGCCCGCAGGCCGGCTTCGGCGAGATCAACCTGCCCGCACGTCAGGCGGGTTCGAGCATCATGCCCGGCAAGGTCAACCCGGTCATCCCCGAGGTGATCAACCAGATCGCGTTCTCGGTCGCCGGGGCCGACGTCACCGTCACCATGGCCGCTGAAGGTGGCCAACTGCAGCTGAACGCCTTCGAGCCCGTCATCGCCCACTCGCTCCTGCAGAGCATCTCGTGGATGACCGCCGGTTGCACCACGCTGCGAGTGAACTGCATCGACGGCATCTCGGCCAACCTCGACCGGCTCGACCGGCTCGTCTCCACCTCGGTGGGGGTCGTGACTGCCCTGACTCCCTACATCGGCTACTCGGCGTCGTCTGCCCTGGCGAAGGCGGCCCTGCTGACGGGGCGCAACATTGCCGACCTGGTCGTCGAGGCGAACCTCATGACCAGGGAACGCGTGACGAAACTCCTTTCTCCTGCGCGCCTGTCGGGTCTCGAGACGATCACCTCGGCGATTCCCGTCATTTCTGCCGATGCAGAAGCCCTGAGTGATGCCGCGCAGACGGGTGCGGTTCAGGCGGCAGTGACGAACGCAGGGGCTTCAGCGGGGGATTCGGTCAGCGATCGCCAGGTGCGTGTCGACGCAGCAGGGTTGCCCGCTCGCGAATAG
- a CDS encoding SDR family oxidoreductase has product MSEANTVPTIGVTGATGNIGGAVARSLVEARRGNDAGPSLRLIVRDASRAPVFEGSNADVSVVTASYGDRESGIRALEGVDVLFMVSAAESPDRVAEHVQFVQSALEAGVSHIVYTSFTGAGPAAGFTLARDHGATERVIQASGIDFTFLRDNFYLDVLPLWAGEDGVIRGPAGDGLIAAVARADVVDSAVAVLLHPERHRNAVYELTGGEALTFADVARRTSLLTGRSLRFENETVDEAYASRAHYGAPDFIVDAWVSTYTGIRDGELAAVSDDVVVLTGHPQRTLEDVLAGSVAR; this is encoded by the coding sequence GTGAGCGAGGCCAACACCGTGCCGACCATCGGTGTCACAGGAGCGACGGGCAACATCGGAGGCGCGGTGGCGAGATCGCTGGTTGAAGCGCGCCGGGGCAACGACGCGGGGCCCAGCCTGCGCCTCATCGTCCGCGATGCGTCACGGGCACCGGTCTTCGAGGGTTCGAACGCCGATGTGTCTGTCGTGACGGCGAGCTACGGCGATCGCGAGTCGGGCATCCGGGCGCTCGAAGGAGTCGACGTGCTGTTCATGGTCTCCGCTGCCGAATCGCCTGACCGCGTTGCTGAACACGTGCAGTTCGTGCAATCGGCACTGGAGGCGGGTGTCAGCCACATCGTCTACACCTCGTTCACGGGCGCGGGCCCCGCGGCGGGCTTCACCCTGGCGCGGGACCACGGTGCCACCGAGCGGGTGATCCAGGCCAGTGGCATCGACTTCACCTTTCTGCGCGACAACTTCTACCTTGACGTTTTGCCGCTCTGGGCCGGCGAGGACGGGGTCATCCGGGGGCCGGCCGGCGATGGATTGATTGCGGCCGTTGCGCGAGCCGACGTTGTCGATTCAGCGGTGGCCGTGCTGCTTCACCCCGAACGACACCGCAACGCCGTCTACGAACTGACGGGTGGCGAAGCGCTGACGTTCGCCGATGTGGCGCGTCGCACCTCTCTTCTGACCGGCCGGAGCCTGCGGTTCGAGAACGAGACCGTCGATGAGGCCTACGCGTCGAGGGCGCACTACGGGGCACCCGACTTCATCGTCGACGCCTGGGTGAGCACCTACACGGGTATCCGGGACGGCGAACTGGCCGCAGTCAGTGATGACGTGGTCGTGCTCACGGGTCACCCGCAGCGCACACTCGAAGACGTGCTGGCCGGGTCGGTGGCCCGATGA
- a CDS encoding carboxylesterase family protein — protein sequence MTVPPGPLRSLRSDTEAAETVDVTTPNGVLRGYVDGDLLRFRGVRYAKASRFELPVAEHPWQGVREALHDGPMCPQPPFGLALLAVPKPVPPMDEDCFFVTITAPAPGSASAPSTAPAAGSSAIPMQAGQATKPVMVWIHGGAYVNGSGSGDIYDPARIVRDGDVIVVAINYRLGVFGYLAIDGVAPANLGVADQLEALRWVKANIASFGGDPGNITVFGQSAGADAIAHLLSIPEADGLFSRAILQSPPLGLDRERQKLSPQLTSNVLRALGEDPATASVERMLAAQVAAMQGLSGDRLTAGMPYAPTPGEWPISLPERRQTRWRARAASLDVLIGYNRDDFTPFLDVVPALRRARARRLVRPATEPLSRVLTNRVFGAPALALARLLAGGGARVYTYRFDWRPRSTAWGACHCIELPFFWADEEFWRGSPMLGGVDWADLDELGSRLRRAWTAFARSGVPVLDGQAGAWAEVSDEHPIGVKITFDPRYSPR from the coding sequence ATGACCGTGCCACCCGGGCCTCTCAGGTCGCTCAGATCCGACACAGAGGCCGCCGAGACCGTTGACGTCACGACCCCCAACGGCGTGCTTCGCGGGTACGTCGACGGTGATCTCCTGCGGTTCCGCGGAGTGCGGTATGCCAAGGCCAGCAGGTTCGAGCTGCCGGTAGCCGAGCATCCATGGCAGGGCGTGAGAGAAGCGCTGCACGATGGCCCGATGTGCCCCCAACCGCCCTTCGGCCTCGCTCTTCTCGCGGTGCCGAAGCCGGTGCCTCCCATGGACGAGGACTGCTTCTTCGTGACGATCACGGCGCCAGCTCCGGGCTCTGCATCAGCGCCGTCGACAGCGCCTGCGGCAGGGTCGTCCGCCATCCCGATGCAGGCGGGACAGGCGACGAAACCGGTGATGGTCTGGATCCACGGCGGGGCCTACGTCAACGGTTCGGGTTCGGGTGACATCTACGACCCGGCGAGAATCGTGCGCGACGGTGACGTCATCGTGGTCGCCATCAACTATCGACTCGGCGTCTTCGGGTACCTCGCCATCGACGGTGTTGCCCCCGCCAACCTGGGGGTGGCCGACCAACTCGAGGCCCTTCGCTGGGTGAAGGCGAACATCGCCAGTTTCGGGGGCGACCCCGGCAACATCACCGTGTTCGGGCAGTCGGCGGGAGCCGATGCGATCGCCCACCTGCTCTCGATCCCCGAGGCCGACGGGCTCTTCTCGCGGGCCATCCTGCAGAGCCCGCCGCTCGGCCTCGACCGCGAGCGGCAGAAGTTGAGCCCGCAACTGACGTCGAATGTTCTGCGCGCGCTCGGTGAAGACCCCGCCACGGCGTCGGTCGAACGGATGCTCGCCGCCCAGGTCGCGGCGATGCAGGGGCTCAGCGGAGACCGGCTGACGGCGGGTATGCCGTACGCGCCGACGCCCGGCGAGTGGCCCATCTCACTGCCCGAGCGGCGCCAGACGAGGTGGCGGGCCAGGGCAGCATCGCTCGACGTACTGATCGGCTACAACAGGGACGACTTCACCCCCTTTCTCGATGTGGTTCCCGCACTCCGGCGAGCTCGAGCGCGGCGGCTGGTCCGCCCGGCCACCGAACCCCTGTCGCGTGTGCTGACGAACCGGGTCTTCGGCGCCCCGGCGCTCGCCCTGGCGCGGCTGCTGGCCGGCGGCGGGGCCCGCGTCTACACGTATCGATTCGATTGGCGACCACGGAGCACCGCGTGGGGAGCGTGCCACTGCATCGAACTGCCGTTCTTCTGGGCCGATGAGGAGTTCTGGCGAGGCTCCCCGATGCTCGGCGGGGTCGACTGGGCAGACCTCGATGAGCTCGGCTCCCGCCTGCGCCGGGCATGGACAGCTTTCGCGCGTTCGGGAGTGCCGGTTCTCGACGGGCAAGCCGGGGCCTGGGCCGAAGTCAGCGACGAGCATCCGATCGGGGTGAAGATCACCTTCGATCCTCGGTATTCCCCGCGCTGA
- a CDS encoding aldehyde dehydrogenase family protein, whose protein sequence is MSTGAGVTIPDVVDRLRSTFERGVTKPYAWRVAQLRALRSLLIEGTPEIEAALLADLRKNPAEAQLTEIGFVIAEIDYTLARLRRWLKPTRVSTPLLIAPSTAKTVLEPVGVVLVISPWNYPVQLLLVPIIGAIAAGNAVVAKPSELAPATSAAFASLFRRFLDNRAIAVVEGGVDETTVLLGERFDHIFYTGNSRVGRIVMQAAVKNLTPVTLELGGKSPVYVDETVDLKAVAHRIAWGKFMNAGQTCVAPDYVLATPQVARALEPLLAEVIAEFYGDHPEQSESYGRVVNDAQFGRLTKLIEGETIVTGGQSDARTRYLAPTVLSGVSRAAPVMQQEIFGPILPIVEVTGLADAIAFINSGEKPLALYVFTESASARRRFITQTSSGAVAFGVPAAHLLVPGLPFGGVGESGMGAYHGQRSVEVFSHRKAILSKKLKPDTFNLVYPPFTQKKDAFIRGFLRKLT, encoded by the coding sequence ATGAGCACAGGTGCTGGAGTGACGATTCCCGACGTTGTCGATCGACTGCGCAGCACGTTCGAACGGGGCGTGACAAAACCGTACGCGTGGCGGGTCGCCCAGCTCAGGGCCCTCCGCTCCCTGCTTATCGAGGGCACGCCGGAGATCGAGGCCGCGCTGCTGGCAGACCTCCGCAAGAACCCGGCTGAGGCCCAACTCACCGAGATCGGCTTTGTCATCGCCGAGATCGACTACACGCTTGCGCGGTTGCGCCGGTGGCTGAAACCCACCCGGGTGAGCACGCCGCTGCTCATCGCGCCCTCGACGGCGAAGACCGTTCTCGAACCCGTCGGTGTCGTTCTGGTGATCTCCCCGTGGAACTACCCGGTGCAGCTGTTGCTGGTGCCGATCATCGGGGCGATCGCCGCCGGGAACGCGGTGGTCGCCAAACCCAGCGAACTCGCCCCTGCGACTTCGGCCGCCTTCGCCTCCCTGTTCCGCCGATTCCTCGACAATCGCGCGATCGCCGTGGTCGAGGGCGGCGTCGACGAGACCACGGTGCTGCTGGGCGAACGGTTCGACCACATCTTCTACACCGGCAACTCTCGTGTCGGGCGCATCGTGATGCAGGCTGCGGTCAAGAACCTCACGCCCGTGACCCTCGAACTCGGCGGAAAGTCGCCCGTCTACGTCGACGAGACCGTTGATCTGAAGGCCGTGGCCCACCGCATCGCCTGGGGCAAGTTCATGAACGCGGGCCAGACCTGCGTCGCCCCGGACTATGTTCTGGCAACTCCCCAGGTCGCCCGTGCGCTCGAGCCGTTGCTCGCCGAGGTGATCGCCGAGTTCTACGGCGATCACCCGGAACAGAGTGAGAGCTATGGGCGCGTCGTCAACGATGCCCAGTTCGGCAGGCTGACGAAGCTCATCGAGGGGGAGACCATCGTCACCGGGGGCCAGTCGGATGCCCGCACGCGCTACCTCGCACCCACTGTGCTGTCGGGCGTCAGCCGGGCCGCTCCGGTCATGCAGCAGGAGATCTTCGGTCCGATCCTGCCGATCGTCGAGGTCACCGGCCTCGCCGATGCGATCGCCTTCATCAACTCCGGCGAGAAGCCGCTCGCGCTGTACGTCTTCACTGAGTCGGCTTCGGCCCGGCGGCGCTTCATCACCCAGACCTCCTCGGGGGCCGTGGCCTTCGGGGTGCCGGCGGCGCATCTGCTCGTGCCGGGGCTGCCGTTCGGGGGAGTGGGCGAGAGCGGCATGGGGGCCTACCACGGCCAGAGGAGCGTCGAAGTGTTCAGCCACCGCAAGGCGATCCTGAGCAAGAAACTGAAGCCGGACACGTTTAACCTCGTGTATCCGCCGTTCACGCAGAAGAAAGATGCGTTCATCCGTGGTTTCCTCAGAAAACTCACGTAG
- a CDS encoding FAD-binding oxidoreductase, protein MAPQTMEFLARLRGALGTAVSTAPNELADARTDRSGYLSPGVPVAIVTARSIDDVQVALRLASEFLIPIVPRGAGSGLAGGATATEGALVISTTAMNRILEISLADELAVVEPGVLNQQLSDQVLDDGYIFSPDPASKAISTIGGNIATNAGGLLCAKYGVTRDAVLGLKVVLADGRLISTGHRSVKGVTGLDLTALLTGSEGTLGIIVEATVRLRPIPAGVSVTIGTFFESVTAAAAASAAITATRLKPAVMELMDAESLLAVDALNGTDLRSRGAAYLLIQTDGPAAADEANHIVALTRLLGGQSELSTDPTEGERLLAIRRSFHPALEARGSVLIEDVCVPRSALAAMFAEIELIGLRHGLRIATIAHAGDGNLHPNFVLEPGVSVVPDAVWLAAGELFEAALNLGGTLTGEHGVGVLKRRWLGAELGSDSYELQRQIKAVFDPLGIMNPGKVF, encoded by the coding sequence ATGGCACCACAGACAATGGAGTTTCTCGCTCGGCTTCGGGGTGCGCTCGGCACAGCCGTTTCGACAGCCCCGAACGAGCTGGCGGATGCACGCACAGACCGTTCCGGGTATCTCTCTCCGGGCGTTCCGGTCGCCATCGTCACGGCACGATCGATCGACGACGTCCAGGTCGCCCTGCGGCTCGCGTCGGAGTTCCTGATCCCCATCGTTCCGAGAGGCGCCGGCAGCGGGCTGGCGGGCGGGGCCACGGCGACCGAGGGGGCGCTGGTGATCTCCACCACCGCCATGAACAGGATTCTCGAGATCTCGTTGGCCGATGAGCTGGCCGTCGTCGAACCCGGGGTCCTGAACCAGCAGCTGAGCGACCAGGTGCTGGACGACGGCTACATCTTCTCCCCCGACCCTGCAAGCAAGGCCATCTCGACCATAGGAGGGAACATCGCCACCAACGCCGGCGGACTCCTCTGCGCGAAGTACGGTGTGACCCGGGATGCGGTACTCGGGCTGAAGGTGGTACTCGCAGACGGCCGTCTGATCTCGACCGGTCATCGCAGTGTCAAGGGTGTGACCGGGCTAGACCTGACTGCCCTGCTCACGGGTTCGGAGGGCACCCTCGGAATCATCGTTGAGGCGACCGTGCGACTCCGGCCGATTCCGGCGGGTGTGAGCGTGACGATCGGCACCTTCTTCGAATCAGTGACGGCTGCCGCAGCCGCCTCTGCAGCGATCACCGCGACCCGGCTGAAACCCGCCGTCATGGAGCTGATGGATGCCGAATCACTGCTCGCCGTCGACGCGCTGAACGGCACCGACCTTCGCAGCCGGGGAGCTGCCTACCTTCTCATCCAGACCGACGGCCCGGCCGCAGCAGACGAAGCCAACCACATCGTCGCCCTGACGCGCCTGCTCGGCGGTCAGTCTGAACTGTCGACCGACCCCACAGAGGGTGAACGACTCCTCGCCATCAGGCGGAGTTTTCACCCTGCCCTCGAGGCCCGCGGCTCCGTGCTCATCGAGGACGTCTGTGTTCCCCGCTCGGCACTTGCAGCCATGTTCGCTGAGATCGAGCTGATCGGTCTGCGCCACGGATTGCGCATTGCGACGATTGCCCACGCCGGAGACGGCAATCTCCACCCGAACTTCGTTCTCGAACCGGGCGTCAGTGTTGTGCCGGACGCGGTGTGGCTGGCGGCAGGAGAACTCTTCGAAGCGGCCCTGAACCTCGGCGGCACGCTGACAGGCGAACACGGCGTCGGGGTCCTGAAGAGACGCTGGCTCGGGGCAGAGCTCGGTTCTGACAGCTACGAACTGCAGCGGCAGATCAAGGCCGTCTTCGACCCTCTCGGAATCATGAATCCCGGAAAGGTGTTCTGA